ctgcactccaggctggctgacagagagagacctgtctcaaaaaaaaaaaaaaaaaaattaaaagtatatgtaTTCCTTTAAAAAGAGTAACAGGGTATTCATAATGAAGCACAGGTAAAGGGCAATTGGATAATTGTGGCTTTAAACTCCTGTAATTAAAGAAATAAGCCATCTAATGTGAGTATTTCCTCATTTGAATGTTTGAATAGCCATATTGAATTTTACTGCACTTTTataactttgttttgttctgataTCTCATGATCACTCAGGGAGGGAGTCAGGGTAGACATTACTATCCCCATGttattacaaattaaattaaGTGCAGAGAAATAAGATGATTTCCCCAAGTTCACATAGCATGCTGATAGACACGCTGCAAAAGGCGGTGGTTGCCTGCCTAGGCTGTGGAGCCAAACTGCCCAGGTCAATTCTCAGTTCTATCACTAACGGTTGTGTGACCTTCGGCAATTGATTTAATGCCCATGTGCCTCAATGTCCTTATCCGTAagcaaagataataataatgccCATCtcagccagtcgtggtggctcacacctgtaatcccagcactttgggaggccaaggcaggtggatcacttgaggccaggagctcaagaccagcctgtccaacatggtgaaaccctgtctctgctaaaaatacaaaaattagccaagcatggtggttcatgcctgtaatcccagctactcgggcggccgaggcatgagaattccttgaatctgggaagaggaggttgcagtgagccaagattgcaccactgcactatagcctgggtgacagagcgatactctgtctcaaaaaactaataataataaataataacaataatagtaccCATCTCATGGATGTTTGTGAAGATAAGTGAGTTATATATATGAGAATTGTTAATTCCCTAATTCAATCACTTTAAAAAGTCTGCTAACCAATTATAACTGCACTGCTTTCTTAGAGAGCATGGGGAACTGAGAAATGCCTGGAATATTTCATTCACAGATACAATAATAACCATTGGTATTCAGAGTCAGCATTTTCCAACATAAGTTCAGCATTCTCCAACATAATGCAGCATTTATCAACATAAGTTCAACAACACAACCCATTTCAAGACATCCTCCAAGGGAAAAAGAGTTTGGAAAACATGGTAAAATACATCCCTCAGCTTAGGGAATCATGACTGCACGTTTGCATCTTACAGGCTCTGAGTAAACCTATGGTAAAATACTAACTTCACTTTGATCAGCACAGTATTCATCACACTTATTTGGCCATATAGCGTTTATTTCATGGAAACCCCTGTTATCCAGAGAGCTAGAGTCCTACAGATAATACTGACCCAGTAGAATATTGCCATAGAAGATAGGAAGGGTAGCAAATATCTAtgaataaaccaaaaaagattCTTCTGGTTCTTTTCTGTTAAAGAGGGCAAAATTCCAATTCTATAGAATATGGattatgttttttgtcttttgggcTTGTGATActctttcagaaaaacaaaacttatagCACACTTTTCATActtttccagataaggaaacagagaccAAGGGAGACGATTTCCCGTTCTTGCATCTTCCAGTTTCCTCCTTCAGAAGTGCCCTTCCTGCTCCTCTTTGCACAGCTCAAGAGCTGGAAACCTGTCAGGGTGCAGCTCAAATACCACCTTCCCCCATCAGACTCGCCTTGATTCCCTTCACTGTCCTTTCTCTGAAATTTCATAGTCTTATATCACGTGGACCTTGGTGTGACTGTGGTGTGAGTTCTTGAATCTTACTAAACCTTTAACTTCCTTCAAGACAGGTGCTGCTTCTTACTTTTCTGCTTCCTGATCCAATCACAAATGGGAACATAGTACATAGTAGAGTTTAATAAAGAGTTGTTTACTAGCCGGGTGCgctggctcaagcctataatcccagcactttgggaggccgagatgggtagatcacgaggtcaggagatcgagaccatcctggctaacacggtgaaaccccgtctctactaaaaatacaaaaaattagccgggcaaggtggcgggcgcctgtagtcccagctacatgggaggctgaggcaagagaatggcgtaaacccgggaggcgaagcttgcagtgagctgagatccggccactgcactgcagcctaggcgacagagcgagactctatctcaaaaaaaaaaaaaaagagttgtttaCTGTCTTTTGAGtattcttgaataaataaatcaccAAATAGTCAATaggtaaaagaataaatgagCTTCCCAAACTCTACAAAAAACATGATAAGCCACAGATACACTGATAACCATTTGCTGGCGACAACTGACAGTCAAAAAAATGACCATCATTCTTCTCAGACTGCTCGGTCATGGTAATGAGTCCTTTCCACTCCCACTATCCAGTCAGTGTTTATCTTCACTTAATTAGCTTTGCTCTACTTTAATCCAGATTTGAACCATCACGCGCCATCTCATACCCAAAGAGGCTCAAACAATAAAGCAGTTTTTACATATTATGCATACTTAGCCTGGTATAGACAGAAAAGGAGAACATGAGATATGTgtaagagagacaaagagaaggaaagagaaatgagaaggagaaggagaaggaggagaagtggggaggaggaggaagaggagggggagaaaggaagggagaaaggagaggggaatAAAAAGTCATGGGGAGAACATTTCAGAGACAGACTGATACAGAGTCAGAGATTTATATGGAGACCAGTACGCTCTGGTATAAAGGTAAGAAAagaggtcgggtgcggtggctcacacctgtaatcccagcactttgggaggtcaaggtgggcagatcaactgaggttaggagtttgagatcagcctggccaacatggtgaaaccccgtctctactaaaaatacaaaaattagccaggtgtggtggtgtggcacctgtagtcccagctacttgggaggctgaggtgggagaatgcttgaacctgggggacggaggctgcagtgagccaagattgcaccactgcactccagcctgggcaacacagtaagactcttacctcaaaaaaaaaaaagaaaagagacgcTACCCAGATCCCAAAACTCCAGTATTTTCCCCATCACCTTTCCCTGGAATAGAAATTAGGATGAaagattattaatttaaaaaaaaaaaaaagcacaaactcAGTGGTCTTAGTTTCATTTGAATCCTATTCCTGGCTTAGCCTCTGCCCATATGTGCACTGTTTGAACCTGCTGAGAACCTGAGAACAACATCTGGAGATAAATCCAAGGTAGGGCAGATTTTATGTGATGGTGAAGATGGCAATAACCACATTTACTACCATatctccctttttatttatttattttttttagatggagtctcgctcttgttgtccaggctggagtgcagtggctcaatcttggctcactgcaacctctgcctcctgggttcaagtgattctcctgcctcatcctcccaagtagctgggattacaggcgcccaccaccatgccaggctaatttttgtatttttagtagaaatggggtttcaccaggttggccaggctggttttgaactcctgacctcaggtgatccactcacctcggcctcctaaagtgctgggattacaggcgtgagccactgcgccccgcccaTACCTCCCTTTAACAGTCACAAAgtattttcactgaatatataTCTAATTATCCTCAGAAGTAACCCCAGAATTTAGATCCCCCAGCTATTTTAATCTCTATTTTGGAGGTGAAGAACCTGAGGCTGGGAaatggaaaatgatttttttaaaatataactaagaggccgggcgccgtggctcaagcctgtaatcccagcactttgggaggccgagacgggtggatcacgaggtcaggagatcgagaccatcctggcgaacacggtgaaaccccgtctctactaagaaaatacaaaaaaaaaaaaaaaaaaaaaaaaactagccgggcaaggtggcgggcgcctgtagtcccagctactagcgaggctgaggcaggagaatggcgtaaacctgggaggcggagcttgcagtgagctgagatccggccactgcactccagcctgggtgacagagcgagattccgtctcaaaaaaaatatgtatatatatataactaagaAGTAACAGTATAAAACACAATCAACTGTTGTCCCTTATCTTTCTGGCAGTATGCCATGTGCCTCTGCCCAGCAGTGTTGAAGAGTGGAATGTGTTTAGAGCAGCAGGACCCTTGTCATTGCTCTCTTCAAAGCATCCTTAAGTTCTCTGTTCCTCATGCTGTAGATCAAGGGGTTAAGCACAGGGGTAATGAAGGTGTAAACTACAGATACTACCTGTCCCCTCTCAGGATAGTAGCTAGAGCTGGGACACAAGAAGATGAGGCTTGTACATCCATCCTGGAGGAGAACCACAGTCAGGCGGGAGGAAAGGTGGAGAAGGCCTTGTGCCTCCCCTCTGCAGAGTGGATCTTCAGGATGGCAGCCATGATGAAGACATAGCAGAGAGTGATAAGCAGGAAGGGGATGGTGAGAATGGTCATGCTGACCACAGAGTGGCTTATGGACCCAGGTGTCTGCACAGGCCAGTCTCATGACAGTGAAGACATCACAGTAGAACTTTTCTTTGCTGCTGCATAAAGGGAGTTGGAAGATAAGCATGGTCAGCTGCATGGCTAAGAAGAACCCCAGCAGCAGAAACCCCAGGGCCAGCTGGACACACAGTCTCCAGCTCATGATGAGGCCGTAACGGAGAGGATGACAGATA
The sequence above is a segment of the Theropithecus gelada isolate Dixy chromosome 14, Tgel_1.0, whole genome shotgun sequence genome. Coding sequences within it:
- the LOC112605574 gene encoding LOW QUALITY PROTEIN: olfactory receptor 10V1 (The sequence of the model RefSeq protein was modified relative to this genomic sequence to represent the inferred CDS: inserted 3 bases in 2 codons), giving the protein MYFFLANFAALEIYFFTIAPLTLGNVLSMGRNPISLPGCGAHMFFFIFLGSADCILLAVMAFDWFVAICHPLRYGLIMSWRLCVQLALGFLLLGFFLAMQLTMLIFQLPLCSSKEKFYCDVFTVMRLACADTWVHKPLXVVSMTILTIPFLLITLCYVFIMAAILKIHSAEGRHKAFSTXSSRLTVVLLQDGCTSLIFLCPSSSYYPERGQVVSVVYTFITPVLNPLIYSMRNRELKDALKRAMTRVLLL